The following coding sequences are from one Prionailurus viverrinus isolate Anna chromosome D2, UM_Priviv_1.0, whole genome shotgun sequence window:
- the PRLHR gene encoding prolactin-releasing peptide receptor, producing the protein MASLPTQGPPVPDLVSGLPPAASTPANQSTEASADNGSVTGPGAQAVTPFQSLQLVHQLKGLIVLLYSIVVVVGLVGNCLLVLVIARVRRLHNVTNFLIGNLALSDVLMCTACVPLTLAYAFEPRGWVFGGGLCHLVFFLQPVTVYVSVFTLTTIAVDRYVVLVHPLRRRISLRLSAYAVLAIWALSAVLALPAAMHTYHVELKPHRVRLCEEFWGSQERQRQLYAWGLLLVTYLLPLLVILLSYVRVSVKLRNRVVPGCVTQNQADWDRARRRRTFCLLVVVVVVFAVCWLPLHVFNLLRDLDPQAIDPYAFGLVQLLCHWLAMSSACYNPFIYAWLHDSFREELRKLLLAWPRKIVPHGQSMTVSVVI; encoded by the coding sequence ATGGCCTCACTGCCGACTCAGGGTCCCCCGGTCCCTGACTTAGTTTCTGGGTTGCCACCGGCGGCCTCAACTCCTGCCAACCAGAGCACAGAGGCCTCAGCGGACAATGGGTCGGTGACTGGCCCAGGCGCTCAGGCTGTCACGCCTTTCCAAAGCCTGCAGCTGGTGCATCAGCTGAAAGGGCTGATCGTGCTGCTCTACAGCATCGTGGTGGTCGTGGGGCTGGTGGGCAACTGCCTGCTGGTGTTGGTGATCGCGCGAGTGCGTCGGCTGCACAACGTGACCAACTTCCTCATCGGCAACCTGGCCTTGTCCGACGTGCTCATGTGCACTGCCTGCGTGCCGCTCACGCTGGCCTACGCTTTCGAGCCACGCGGCTGGGTGTTCGGTGGCGGCCTGTGCCACCTTGTCTTCTTCCTGCAGCCCGTCACCGTCTACGTGTCGGTGTTCACTCTCACCACCATCGCGGTGGACCGCTACGTCGTGCTCGTGCACCCGCTGCGCAGGCGCATCTCGCTGCGCCTCAGCGCTTATGCGGTGCTGGCCATCTGGGCGCTGTCCGCGGTGCTGGCGCTGCCGGCCGCCATGCACACGTACCACGTCGAGCTCAAGCCGCACCGTGTGCGCCTCTGCGAGGAATTCTGGGGGTCTCAGGAGCGCCAGCGCCAGCTCTATGCTTGGGGGCTGCTTCTCGTCACCTACCTGCTCCCCCTGCTGGTCATCCTCCTGTCTTACGTCCGGGTGTCGGTGAAGCTTCGGAACCGCGTGGTGCCAGGCTGCGTGACCCAGAACCAGGCCGACTGGGACCGTGCGCGCCGCCGCCGCACCTTCTGTCTGCTGGTGGTGGTCGTGGTGGTGTTCGCCGTGTGCTGGCTGCCGCTGCACGTCTTCAACCTGCTGCGGGACCTCGACCCGCAAGCCATCGACCCTTACGCCTTTGGGTTAGTGCAGCTGCTCTGCCACTGGCTCGCCATGAGCTCAGCTTGCTACAACCCCTTTATTTACGCCTGGCTGCACGACAGCTTCCGTGAGGAGCTGCGCAAGCTCTTGCTTGCCTGGCCCCGCAAGATCGTGCCCCACGGCCAGAGCATGACAGTCAGCGTGGTCATCTGA